The Saccharopolyspora gloriosae genome window below encodes:
- a CDS encoding AMP-binding protein, translated as MRRTVHGARGMRVLARAGMASPAAPGQALRGLADVRAWGPLVGALRHVSRTRPDAVGLIDERGGMTYAELDRASDRLAISLRDRGFEAEHTIAVLCRDHRWLVLSLLACGKLGAHAVLVNTGFAAPELTEVLAHERAAALVVDAEFQPLVAEARLRLPCFQAWPAAGARRGTTLEDLLEEARRAPEPDPVVPQPRRPGGVVLLTSGTTGRPKGARREVRSALSAAEFLDRIPLRSGEATFIASPLFHAIGYSQLTLAFGLGSTVVVRRRFDAEQVARAVHEHGCTALVLVPTVLQRLLDLDEDFLRATTSTLRVVVVSGSVLAPELVQDAAELIGEVLYNLYGSTEAAVAAVATPRELRRAPGTVGRSPRGCAVRLYDAENRRITRPGAVGRIFAGGPLMFTGYTSSAGRPQIDGLVDTGDLGHLDDSGLLFVDGRADDMIISGGENVFPAEVEHVIATHHAVKDVAVLGIADAEFGQRLHAYVVPIPGAELHPQEIVEFVRARMARHKVPREVELVRSVPRNPTGKILRRALAEPR; from the coding sequence GTGCGCAGAACCGTCCACGGCGCGCGCGGAATGCGAGTGCTGGCGCGAGCAGGCATGGCCTCGCCCGCCGCGCCGGGCCAGGCGCTGCGCGGACTCGCCGACGTGCGCGCGTGGGGGCCGCTGGTGGGCGCCCTGCGGCACGTGTCCCGCACCCGGCCGGACGCCGTCGGGCTCATCGACGAGCGCGGCGGCATGACCTACGCCGAGCTGGACCGCGCATCGGACCGGCTGGCGATCTCGTTGCGGGACAGGGGATTCGAGGCCGAGCACACGATCGCCGTGCTGTGCCGGGATCACCGCTGGCTGGTGCTGAGCCTGCTGGCCTGCGGCAAGCTCGGCGCGCACGCGGTGCTGGTCAACACCGGGTTCGCCGCGCCGGAACTGACCGAAGTGCTCGCCCACGAGCGGGCCGCGGCGCTGGTGGTCGACGCCGAGTTCCAGCCGCTGGTGGCCGAGGCGCGGCTGCGGCTGCCGTGCTTCCAGGCCTGGCCCGCCGCCGGCGCGCGGCGCGGCACGACGCTGGAGGACCTGCTCGAGGAGGCCCGGCGGGCGCCGGAACCCGACCCGGTGGTGCCGCAGCCGCGCCGTCCGGGCGGTGTGGTGCTGCTGACCAGCGGCACCACCGGCCGCCCGAAAGGCGCTCGCCGCGAGGTGCGGTCGGCGTTGAGCGCCGCCGAGTTCCTGGACCGGATCCCGCTGCGCTCCGGCGAAGCCACCTTCATCGCGTCCCCGCTGTTCCACGCCATCGGCTACTCGCAGCTGACGCTGGCGTTCGGACTCGGCAGCACCGTCGTGGTGCGGCGCAGGTTCGACGCCGAGCAGGTGGCCCGCGCGGTGCACGAGCACGGGTGCACCGCGCTGGTGCTGGTGCCGACGGTGCTGCAGCGGCTGCTCGACCTGGACGAGGACTTCCTGCGCGCGACCACGTCGACGTTGCGCGTGGTGGTGGTGTCGGGTTCGGTGCTGGCGCCGGAACTGGTGCAGGACGCCGCCGAGCTGATCGGTGAGGTGCTCTACAACCTGTACGGCTCCACGGAGGCGGCGGTCGCCGCGGTCGCGACGCCGCGAGAGCTGCGCCGGGCCCCAGGAACGGTGGGGCGCAGCCCGCGCGGGTGCGCCGTGCGGCTCTACGACGCGGAGAACCGGCGCATCACCCGGCCCGGCGCGGTGGGGCGGATCTTCGCGGGCGGGCCGCTGATGTTCACCGGGTACACCAGCAGCGCCGGCCGGCCGCAGATCGACGGGCTCGTCGACACCGGGGACCTCGGCCACCTCGACGACTCCGGCCTGCTGTTCGTGGACGGCCGAGCCGACGACATGATCATCTCGGGTGGGGAGAACGTGTTCCCCGCCGAAGTCGAGCACGTGATCGCCACCCACCACGCCGTCAAGGACGTCGCGGTGCTCGGCATCGCCGACGCGGAGTTCGGCCAACGCCTGCACGCCTACGTGGTGCCCATCCCCGGAGCCGAGCTGCACCCGCAGGAGATCGTCGAGTTCGTCCGCGCCCGGATGGCGCGGCACAAGGTCCCCCGCGAGGTCGAACTGGTGCGCTCGGTGCCGCGCAACCCCACCGGCAAGATCCTGCGCCGCGCCCTCGCCGAACCGCGCTGA
- a CDS encoding flavin-containing monooxygenase produces the protein MSPIRQPHVAIIGSGFAGIAVAAQLKRAGHTSFTIFERAPGVGGVWRDNTYPGAACDVPSHLYSYSFVPEPTWRRRFAEQPEILQYLRRCVEQHRLTRHLRLNTAIEAADYDERSRRWRLRTGSGEVVEADVLVPAVGQLSEPLIPELPGMGDFAGPMFHSARWDHQVDLRDKRVAVIGTGASAVQFVPAIAGRVRELTVFQRSAPHVVPRPDRAYRPWHRFVFRNVPGAQSLARFGLWSFFEAAGRGLTTAQPIGKVFSLVAGWHRSTQLRAEQVSDDLAPDHPIGCKRVLFSSEYYPAFNRPGVRAETSRIERVTPQGLRTADGTEHPADVVIFGTGFDASNFLSSMAVRGVGGTRLDEVWEQGARAYLGMAVPRFPNMFVMYGPNTNLGSGSVVHMLESQAKYVVRLVRRLARRPGAALEVRPEAAERFDREIQQRLRDSVFTSCQSWYRDESGRISTNWPGSMTEYRRRTRCPDLSDYQVLAPSTT, from the coding sequence ATGTCGCCGATCCGCCAACCGCATGTCGCCATCATCGGCAGCGGGTTCGCGGGCATCGCGGTGGCCGCTCAGCTCAAGCGCGCCGGGCACACCTCCTTCACGATCTTCGAGCGCGCTCCCGGCGTCGGCGGGGTGTGGCGCGACAACACCTACCCGGGCGCGGCCTGCGACGTTCCCTCGCACCTGTACTCCTACTCGTTCGTGCCGGAACCCACGTGGCGGCGCCGGTTCGCCGAGCAGCCGGAGATCCTGCAATACCTGCGCCGCTGCGTCGAACAGCACCGGCTGACCCGGCACCTGCGGTTGAACACGGCCATCGAGGCGGCCGACTACGACGAGAGATCCCGGCGCTGGCGGCTGCGCACCGGTTCGGGCGAGGTCGTCGAGGCCGACGTGCTGGTGCCCGCGGTGGGCCAGCTCAGCGAACCGCTCATCCCGGAGCTGCCGGGCATGGGCGACTTCGCGGGCCCGATGTTCCACTCGGCCCGCTGGGACCACCAGGTGGACCTGCGCGACAAGCGGGTCGCGGTGATCGGAACCGGGGCGAGCGCGGTGCAGTTCGTGCCCGCCATCGCGGGCCGGGTGCGGGAGCTGACGGTGTTCCAGCGTTCCGCGCCGCACGTCGTGCCGCGGCCCGACCGCGCCTACCGGCCCTGGCACCGGTTCGTGTTCCGCAACGTGCCCGGCGCGCAGTCGCTGGCGCGGTTCGGCCTGTGGAGCTTCTTCGAGGCCGCCGGTCGCGGCCTGACGACGGCGCAGCCCATCGGCAAGGTGTTCTCGCTCGTCGCGGGCTGGCACCGGTCCACCCAGCTGCGGGCCGAGCAGGTGAGCGACGACCTCGCCCCGGACCATCCGATCGGGTGCAAGCGGGTGCTGTTCTCCAGCGAGTACTACCCGGCGTTCAACCGGCCGGGCGTGCGGGCGGAGACCAGCCGCATCGAGCGGGTCACGCCGCAGGGCCTGCGCACCGCGGACGGCACCGAGCACCCGGCCGACGTGGTGATCTTCGGAACGGGGTTCGACGCGAGCAACTTCCTGTCCTCGATGGCGGTGCGCGGTGTCGGCGGCACCCGGCTCGACGAGGTGTGGGAGCAGGGCGCCCGCGCCTACCTGGGCATGGCGGTGCCGCGGTTCCCGAACATGTTCGTGATGTACGGCCCGAACACCAACCTCGGTTCCGGTTCCGTCGTGCACATGCTGGAGAGCCAGGCCAAGTACGTGGTGCGCCTGGTGCGCAGGCTCGCGCGGCGTCCCGGCGCCGCGCTGGAGGTGCGCCCGGAGGCGGCGGAGCGCTTCGACCGCGAGATCCAGCAGCGGCTGCGCGACAGCGTGTTCACCTCCTGCCAGAGCTGGTACCGCGACGAGAGCGGCCGGATCAGCACGAACTGGCCGGGTTCGATGACCGAGTACCGCCGCCGCACCCGCTGCCCCGACCTGTCCGACTACCAGGTGCTCGCGCCGTCCACGACATGA
- a CDS encoding GMC family oxidoreductase N-terminal domain-containing protein, which yields MPGHDYDVLVIGSGFGGGVSALRLTEKGYRVGVLEAGKRFTDADFPKTSWRLRDYLYIPALGCYGIFRFSLLKDVLILSGAGVGGGSLVYANTLYEPPAEFYAHQQWAGITDWKDELAPYYDQAKRMLGVTENPRDTPSDRAMREVAEDLGIAGTYHRAQVGVYFGEPGETVPDPFFGGAGPERKGCLHCGECMTGCRHNAKNTVAKNYLHLAESAGAAVHPMTTVTAVRPLPDGGYAVDTVRTGRRIRKQRRTFTAAEVVFSASALGTQKLLHKMRDESVLPRISPRLGVLSRTNSEQILAARARGDEQDYSEGVTITSSIHPDSTTHIEPVRYGKGSNLLALLEATLVDPKPGRNRLLLGLRRMLRNWRDLPTLHNPRRWSQQTIVLLVMQAVDNSLTLRTKRGLFGRKLSSEQGAGEPNPTWIPSGHAAARSLADKIDGVPAGSWADLANVPITGHFIGGCAIGSDAEHGVVDAYHRLYGHPGLHVVDGSTISANLGVNPSLTITAQAERAMALWPNKGEPDRRPELGEPYQRITPSRPVGPVVPEAAPGALRLPVTPV from the coding sequence ATGCCCGGCCACGATTACGACGTGCTCGTCATCGGCTCCGGTTTCGGCGGCGGAGTCTCCGCGCTGCGGCTCACGGAGAAGGGCTACCGCGTCGGAGTGCTGGAAGCGGGCAAGCGGTTCACCGACGCGGACTTCCCGAAGACGTCGTGGCGGCTGCGGGACTACCTCTACATCCCGGCGCTGGGCTGCTACGGGATCTTCCGGTTCAGCCTGCTCAAGGACGTGCTGATCCTCAGCGGAGCGGGGGTCGGCGGCGGATCGCTGGTCTACGCGAACACGCTCTACGAGCCGCCCGCGGAGTTCTACGCCCACCAGCAGTGGGCCGGGATCACCGACTGGAAGGACGAGCTCGCCCCGTACTACGACCAGGCCAAGCGGATGCTGGGCGTGACGGAGAACCCGCGCGACACGCCCTCGGACCGCGCGATGCGCGAGGTCGCCGAAGACCTGGGCATCGCCGGGACCTACCACCGCGCCCAGGTCGGCGTGTACTTCGGCGAGCCGGGGGAGACGGTGCCCGACCCGTTCTTCGGCGGCGCCGGACCGGAGCGCAAGGGCTGCCTGCACTGCGGTGAATGCATGACCGGCTGCCGGCACAACGCGAAGAACACGGTGGCGAAGAACTACCTTCACCTGGCGGAGAGCGCGGGCGCGGCGGTGCACCCGATGACCACGGTGACCGCGGTGCGCCCGCTGCCCGACGGCGGCTACGCCGTCGACACCGTGCGCACCGGGCGGCGGATCCGCAAGCAGCGCCGCACGTTCACCGCCGCCGAGGTGGTGTTCTCCGCTTCCGCGCTGGGAACCCAGAAGTTGCTGCACAAGATGCGCGACGAGTCGGTACTGCCGCGGATCTCGCCCCGGCTCGGGGTGCTCAGCCGCACCAACTCCGAGCAGATCCTCGCCGCCCGCGCCCGCGGCGACGAGCAGGACTACAGCGAGGGCGTCACCATCACGTCCTCCATCCACCCGGATTCGACGACCCACATCGAGCCGGTGCGCTACGGCAAGGGCAGCAACCTGCTGGCACTGCTGGAGGCGACGCTGGTCGACCCGAAGCCGGGCCGGAACCGGTTGCTGCTGGGGCTGCGGCGCATGTTGCGCAACTGGCGGGACCTGCCGACGCTGCACAACCCGCGCCGCTGGTCGCAGCAGACGATCGTGCTGCTGGTCATGCAAGCGGTGGACAACTCCCTGACGCTGCGGACCAAGCGCGGGTTGTTCGGCCGCAAGCTCAGCAGCGAGCAAGGCGCGGGGGAGCCGAACCCGACGTGGATCCCCTCCGGGCACGCGGCGGCGCGCTCGCTGGCGGACAAGATCGACGGAGTGCCCGCGGGCAGCTGGGCGGACCTGGCGAACGTGCCGATCACGGGGCACTTCATCGGTGGCTGCGCGATCGGTTCGGACGCCGAGCACGGCGTGGTCGACGCCTACCACCGGCTCTACGGCCACCCCGGGCTGCACGTCGTGGACGGTTCGACGATCTCGGCGAACCTCGGGGTGAACCCGTCGCTGACCATCACCGCGCAGGCCGAGCGCGCGATGGCGCTGTGGCCGAACAAGGGCGAACCGGACCGCCGCCCCGAACTCGGCGAGCCCTACCAGCGGATCACCCCGAGCCGGCCGGTCGGCCCCGTCGTCCCCGAGGCGGCACCCGGCGCGCTGCGGCTGCCGGTGACACCGGTCTGA
- a CDS encoding acetoacetate decarboxylase family protein translates to MPYPPEPWELRGSLHLSLWRLPDAELPGTPVETPPILVGGSGFVGTAWVVYGQGSVMEYNELLTAVLVHDRLTPRVHISHIWVDSADSEQGGRELWGIPKRQAEFQLRSSTGESRFSRVTSFAAGGIASAGFSRVASLPGAWPFAYRIAQDLNGFQQTPVSGSSSVVWCTSSWRFEPDGPLGWLGGRRPVASLALNDFAMRFGSEGAR, encoded by the coding sequence ATGCCCTATCCGCCCGAACCCTGGGAGCTGCGCGGCAGCCTGCATCTGTCGCTGTGGCGGCTGCCCGACGCGGAGCTGCCGGGCACTCCGGTGGAGACGCCGCCGATCCTCGTCGGCGGGTCCGGGTTCGTCGGCACCGCCTGGGTGGTCTACGGCCAGGGCAGCGTCATGGAGTACAACGAGCTGCTCACCGCGGTGCTGGTGCACGACCGGTTGACGCCGCGGGTGCACATCAGCCACATCTGGGTCGACAGCGCCGATTCCGAGCAGGGCGGCCGGGAGCTGTGGGGCATTCCCAAGCGGCAGGCCGAGTTCCAGCTGCGCTCCAGCACCGGTGAGTCCCGCTTCTCGCGGGTGACGTCGTTCGCGGCCGGTGGCATCGCCTCCGCCGGGTTCAGCCGCGTCGCGTCGCTGCCCGGGGCCTGGCCGTTCGCCTACCGCATCGCCCAGGACCTCAACGGGTTCCAGCAGACGCCGGTCAGCGGATCGTCCAGCGTCGTCTGGTGCACCTCGTCGTGGCGATTCGAGCCGGACGGTCCGTTGGGCTGGCTGGGCGGACGGCGGCCGGTGGCGAGCCTGGCGCTCAACGACTTCGCGATGCGGTTCGGCTCCGAAGGCGCCCGGTAG
- a CDS encoding transcriptional regulator, which translates to MTGSARALLDSIHHELAPREGENRLVPLVQEGTAPRSVLGALAAEESRIVPCDWRSFLTLSARAADRPTREFFAGLAQGEGAALEALPKLSAALGWSEQDVADYRPKAGCQAYPAYMSWLALHADPGDAAVAIVSNFAAFGAYCAEVARALRTRYGLSDSDCEFFDLFGTPVPGADEQAEAAVQAGLDAGTTTEALARQYAGLFQDYELMFWNTLPDEM; encoded by the coding sequence ATGACTGGTTCCGCACGCGCACTGCTCGACTCGATTCATCACGAACTCGCCCCCCGCGAAGGGGAGAATCGACTGGTGCCGCTCGTGCAGGAGGGCACCGCCCCCCGGTCGGTGCTGGGCGCGCTGGCCGCCGAGGAATCCCGCATCGTGCCGTGCGACTGGCGCAGCTTCCTGACCCTGTCCGCGCGCGCCGCCGACCGCCCCACCCGCGAGTTCTTCGCGGGTCTCGCCCAGGGCGAGGGGGCCGCGCTCGAAGCGCTGCCGAAGCTCTCCGCCGCGCTGGGCTGGAGCGAGCAGGACGTCGCCGACTACCGCCCGAAGGCCGGGTGCCAGGCGTATCCGGCGTACATGTCGTGGCTGGCGCTGCACGCCGACCCCGGCGACGCGGCGGTGGCGATCGTGTCCAACTTCGCCGCGTTCGGCGCGTATTGCGCCGAGGTCGCCCGAGCGCTGCGCACCCGGTACGGACTGTCCGATTCGGACTGCGAGTTCTTCGACCTGTTCGGCACTCCCGTGCCCGGCGCCGACGAGCAGGCCGAGGCCGCGGTGCAGGCGGGGCTCGACGCGGGTACCACCACCGAGGCGCTCGCCCGCCAGTACGCGGGCCTGTTCCAGGACTACGAGCTCATGTTCTGGAACACGCTTCCTGACGAGATGTAG
- a CDS encoding diguanylate cyclase produces the protein MISSVRRTFGGLVWPVYLVVCALVAVAYFAIPENDATNPLRIVLYCGISASAVPALLYGLRVHRPRWRLPWLLIASSQAVYFLADTSFYTAHYLLGITTFPFVADVLYLAHYPLIVTGVLLLIRARSPRRDLLSLIDATVLGVAAALLSWLYLIKPLTSGTESGLTTAAYVAYPVLDLALLAVGLRLLLDPGPRPPSFFLLVGNLLAFLGADSIYVLQRIDGSYFAGNFLDALWLAGNIALGTAGLHPTMAALTQTGPGRELNLSPLRVTMLAAASLIAPGILVLENARVSDGYVNAIAVACAVLFLLTLGRLVVMVSEQRRLAVTDSLTGLHTRRYFEMELPKALGRASRARTRLAVFIVDVDHFKSINDRYGHPVGDRVLVEISNRLREVVREGDVLARYGGEEFALLSTDVADEDVPAIAERLRLAVAREPVVVERAEWIAVTTSVGAARATGQEDDPMQIVAAADRALYAAKAEGRDRISVGERPVAVTAVDHTAALGYLHSVSDQVDHYLSSHSHGRAVGSYARVVCRAMGGDAATVHNTELAGRLHDVGKIVIPESVLSKPAALDEAEWALLRQHPDHGYHLLRSVPDLHEIAEIVRQHHERWDGKGYPLGLAAATIRFEARIISVCDAWATMLADRPYRRTLTVDEALQELRDGRGTQFDPAVVDAFLRLHADGEIHRLPPLLPAKS, from the coding sequence ATGATCAGCTCGGTTCGGCGGACGTTCGGCGGCCTCGTCTGGCCGGTCTACTTGGTGGTCTGCGCGCTGGTGGCCGTCGCCTACTTCGCCATCCCGGAGAACGACGCCACGAACCCGCTGCGGATCGTGCTCTACTGCGGCATCAGCGCCTCCGCGGTGCCCGCCCTGCTGTACGGACTGCGCGTTCACCGGCCGCGCTGGCGCCTGCCGTGGCTGCTGATCGCCAGCAGCCAAGCCGTGTACTTCCTCGCCGACACCAGCTTCTACACGGCGCACTACCTGCTGGGCATCACCACGTTCCCGTTCGTCGCCGACGTCCTCTACCTGGCGCACTACCCGCTGATCGTCACCGGGGTGCTGCTGCTGATCAGAGCGCGTTCGCCGCGGCGCGACCTGCTGAGCCTCATCGACGCGACGGTGCTGGGCGTGGCGGCGGCCCTGCTGTCCTGGCTGTACCTGATCAAGCCGTTGACCAGCGGGACCGAGTCCGGACTGACCACGGCGGCCTACGTGGCCTACCCGGTGCTGGACCTGGCGCTGCTGGCGGTGGGGTTGCGGCTGCTGCTCGACCCCGGTCCGCGCCCGCCGTCGTTCTTCCTGCTGGTGGGCAACCTGCTGGCGTTCCTCGGCGCCGATTCGATCTACGTGCTGCAGCGGATCGACGGCAGCTACTTCGCCGGGAACTTCCTGGACGCGCTGTGGCTCGCGGGCAACATCGCCCTCGGCACCGCCGGACTGCACCCGACGATGGCCGCGCTGACCCAGACGGGGCCGGGCCGGGAGCTGAACCTGAGCCCGCTGCGGGTGACGATGCTGGCCGCCGCCTCGCTCATCGCGCCCGGCATCCTGGTGCTGGAGAACGCCCGGGTCTCCGACGGCTACGTGAACGCGATCGCGGTGGCCTGCGCGGTGCTGTTCCTGCTCACCCTGGGCAGGCTGGTGGTGATGGTCTCCGAGCAGCGCAGGCTCGCGGTGACGGACTCGCTGACCGGGCTGCACACGCGGCGGTACTTCGAGATGGAACTGCCGAAGGCCCTGGGGCGCGCGAGCCGGGCCCGCACGCGGCTCGCCGTGTTCATCGTGGACGTCGACCACTTCAAGTCCATCAACGACCGCTACGGGCACCCGGTGGGCGACCGCGTGCTCGTGGAGATCTCGAACCGGCTGCGCGAGGTCGTGCGCGAAGGCGACGTGCTGGCCCGCTACGGCGGCGAGGAATTCGCGCTGCTGAGCACGGACGTGGCCGACGAGGACGTGCCGGCGATCGCCGAACGGCTCCGGCTGGCGGTCGCGCGGGAACCGGTCGTCGTCGAGCGCGCGGAGTGGATCGCGGTCACCACCTCGGTCGGGGCGGCGCGGGCGACCGGTCAGGAGGACGATCCGATGCAGATCGTGGCCGCCGCCGACCGCGCGCTGTACGCGGCGAAGGCCGAAGGCCGCGACCGGATCTCGGTGGGCGAGCGCCCGGTCGCCGTGACCGCGGTGGACCACACCGCGGCGCTCGGCTACCTGCACTCGGTCAGCGACCAGGTCGACCACTACTTGTCCTCGCACTCGCACGGTCGCGCCGTCGGGTCCTACGCGCGGGTCGTGTGCCGGGCGATGGGCGGCGACGCCGCGACCGTGCACAACACCGAACTCGCCGGGCGCCTGCACGACGTCGGCAAGATCGTCATCCCGGAGTCGGTGCTGAGCAAACCCGCCGCGCTCGACGAGGCGGAGTGGGCGTTGCTGCGCCAGCACCCCGATCACGGCTACCACCTGCTGCGGTCGGTGCCGGACCTGCACGAGATCGCCGAGATCGTGCGCCAGCACCACGAGCGCTGGGACGGCAAGGGCTACCCGTTGGGACTGGCCGCGGCGACGATCCGGTTCGAGGCGCGGATCATCTCGGTCTGCGACGCGTGGGCGACGATGCTCGCCGACCGGCCCTACCGGCGCACCCTCACCGTCGACGAGGCGCTGCAGGAACTGCGCGACGGCCGCGGCACGCAGTTCGACCCGGCCGTCGTGGACGCCTTCCTGCGCCTGCACGCCGACGGCGAGATCCACCGGCTACCACCACTGCTCCCGGCCAAGAGCTGA
- a CDS encoding TetR/AcrR family transcriptional regulator translates to MRADQPACDPPCTERAAHVERADAARNRRRIMDAAQGMVRRHGVESLSMEDVAQSAGVGVGTVYRRFGDRAGLAYALLDEREREFQEAFLSGPAPLGPGAAPAERIRAFLDALLDRVDEQSALLLVAETNSAHARHLSGAYGAHRAHLAELLRSARPEGDAQVWADALLAPFASVLITYQQEVAGMSLERIRAGLDDLITSLLR, encoded by the coding sequence ATGCGAGCCGACCAGCCGGCCTGCGACCCGCCGTGCACCGAGCGCGCGGCGCACGTCGAACGCGCCGACGCCGCGCGCAACCGCAGGCGGATCATGGACGCCGCGCAGGGCATGGTGCGCAGGCACGGCGTGGAGTCCTTGTCGATGGAGGACGTGGCCCAGTCCGCGGGGGTCGGCGTCGGCACCGTCTACCGGCGGTTCGGGGACCGCGCGGGGCTGGCCTACGCGCTGCTCGACGAGCGGGAGCGGGAGTTCCAGGAGGCGTTCCTCAGCGGGCCCGCGCCGTTAGGTCCGGGTGCGGCGCCCGCCGAGCGGATCCGGGCGTTCCTGGACGCGCTGCTCGACCGGGTCGACGAGCAGTCGGCGCTGCTGCTGGTCGCCGAGACCAACAGCGCGCATGCCCGCCACCTCAGCGGCGCTTACGGGGCGCATCGCGCGCACTTGGCGGAACTGCTGCGTTCGGCCCGGCCGGAGGGGGACGCGCAGGTGTGGGCCGACGCGTTGCTGGCGCCGTTCGCCTCGGTGCTGATCACCTACCAGCAGGAGGTCGCGGGCATGTCGCTGGAACGGATCCGCGCGGGGCTGGACGACCTGATCACCTCACTGCTGCGCTGA
- the mycP gene encoding type VII secretion-associated serine protease mycosin gives MRASRPVLAALGVAGMLLTAAAPAAAVPGPQLPRTQATGTDCRPPPVRTEVARPWAQQLIAPERAWELTRGQGVLVGVIDSGVDASIPQLAGGVLVGHDVYSSGGGPANTDCLGHGTFVAGIIAARQQPGVGFAGVAPDAQVLPIRDTQSTDGGSAHTMAEGIRTAVNSGVKVINISESTYYDDQELRSAIEFAQSRDVLVVAAVANGAQEGNPIPYPASYPGVLAVGAVDSSGARANFSQTGDFVALVAPGVDVMSLGPGGPGHWQDSGTSFATPFVTGTAALVRSYHPELTAEQVKYRLQATATRPGVTVPDPQMGWGTVNPYSAVTAVLPEEGGAAAGGTPAGRAAHPDIPVDNPVPMRVVTLSIAGLVLVVIAAVIGTRLGPVGHQRRWRRRRVVKVVDGPQESAPE, from the coding sequence ATGCGAGCAAGCCGACCCGTCCTCGCCGCGCTGGGGGTGGCAGGGATGCTGCTGACCGCGGCCGCGCCCGCCGCCGCCGTGCCCGGCCCGCAGCTCCCCCGCACCCAGGCCACCGGCACCGACTGCCGCCCGCCGCCGGTGCGGACCGAGGTGGCGCGGCCGTGGGCGCAGCAGCTGATCGCGCCCGAACGCGCGTGGGAGCTGACCCGCGGGCAGGGCGTGCTCGTCGGCGTCATCGACTCCGGGGTGGACGCGTCGATCCCGCAGCTGGCCGGCGGCGTCCTCGTCGGGCACGACGTCTACTCCTCCGGCGGTGGGCCCGCGAACACCGACTGCCTCGGGCACGGCACGTTCGTGGCCGGGATCATCGCGGCGCGCCAGCAGCCCGGCGTCGGGTTCGCCGGGGTCGCCCCGGACGCGCAGGTGCTGCCGATCCGGGACACCCAGTCCACCGACGGCGGTTCCGCGCACACCATGGCCGAAGGCATCCGCACGGCGGTGAACTCGGGCGTGAAGGTCATCAACATCTCCGAGAGCACCTACTACGACGACCAGGAGCTGCGGAGCGCGATCGAATTCGCGCAGTCGCGGGACGTGCTGGTCGTGGCCGCGGTCGCCAACGGCGCCCAGGAGGGCAACCCGATCCCGTACCCGGCTTCGTACCCGGGCGTGCTGGCGGTCGGCGCGGTGGATTCCAGCGGCGCGCGGGCGAACTTCTCGCAGACCGGCGACTTCGTCGCCCTCGTCGCCCCCGGCGTGGACGTGATGAGCCTCGGGCCGGGCGGCCCGGGGCATTGGCAGGACAGCGGCACGAGCTTCGCGACGCCGTTCGTCACCGGGACCGCGGCGCTGGTCCGCTCCTACCACCCGGAACTGACCGCGGAGCAGGTCAAGTACCGGTTGCAGGCGACGGCGACCCGGCCAGGCGTCACGGTCCCGGACCCGCAGATGGGCTGGGGCACGGTGAACCCGTACTCGGCGGTGACCGCGGTGCTGCCCGAGGAGGGCGGCGCCGCCGCGGGAGGCACTCCCGCCGGACGCGCGGCGCACCCGGACATCCCGGTGGACAACCCGGTGCCGATGCGGGTGGTGACGTTGAGCATCGCCGGGCTGGTGCTGGTGGTGATCGCCGCCGTGATCGGCACCCGGCTCGGCCCGGTCGGACATCAGCGGCGGTGGCGCAGGCGCCGGGTGGTGAAGGTGGTCGACGGACCGCAGGAGTCCGCGCCGGAGTGA